A segment of the Thermococcus celericrescens genome:
GGCCCAGAATCCTTCCCCTTCCTTCGTAGGGCAATTTTATGTCGAGTTCAACAATTTGCATGCATATCACCGCTTTATTTTATGAAAGAAGGCCTATATAACCCTTTTCATGAACGGGAATTATCGGGCAGGTATGAAAATAGTCCTGGTAGTTATAAATATGGGAGCGTCATCGGCGCCCCTTTAAGTCCGCATCCATCACCAGTCTCTTCGCGTAGGGGCACAGCTCCCTAAGCGGGCAGTTTTCGCACTTCGGCCCTATCGGGTTGCATATGCTCTTCCCGTGGTCCACCATCGCGTGGTTCACGTAAATCCACTTCTCGTAGGGAATCAGCTCCGCGAGGTACTCCTCGACCTTTTCCGGAGAAACCCTCGGTGGAGCCAGGCCGAGGCGCTTGCTTATCCTGTTCACGTGGGTATCAACCGGAATCGCCTGCCTGCCGAAGCCGTAGGCCAGAACTATGTTGGCGCACTTCCTCCCTATCCCAGGGAGCTTCATCAGCTCGCTTATATCATCGGGAACCTTACCCCCGTGCTTCTCCAGGATTATCCTGGAGGCATTCACTATCCACTCACCCTTGGTCTTCCAGAGGCCGACCCCGTTCTCCCGCAGGAAGCGCTGCATCTCCTCGACCGGCGTGTTGGCTATCCCCCGAATGTTCCCGTATTTCTCAAACAGCCTCTCCCAGACCTTGTAGGTTACCTCGTCCCTCATGCGCTGTGAGATTATGCAGTGGATTAAGGTCCTGTACGGGTCGCCTATAAGGAGCTTCTCCCTCGGGTAAGTCCTCATCAGG
Coding sequences within it:
- a CDS encoding endonuclease III domain-containing protein; translation: MRKTKSGSLSLEGFTFNETWEEKRRRAERIVEVLMRTYPREKLLIGDPYRTLIHCIISQRMRDEVTYKVWERLFEKYGNIRGIANTPVEEMQRFLRENGVGLWKTKGEWIVNASRIILEKHGGKVPDDISELMKLPGIGRKCANIVLAYGFGRQAIPVDTHVNRISKRLGLAPPRVSPEKVEEYLAELIPYEKWIYVNHAMVDHGKSICNPIGPKCENCPLRELCPYAKRLVMDADLKGRR